One genomic window of Punica granatum isolate Tunisia-2019 chromosome 1, ASM765513v2, whole genome shotgun sequence includes the following:
- the LOC116192615 gene encoding polygalacturonase QRT2-like, producing MTINSAGSYLKISSALLVIAISILCGVIPTSAATSPEPFNVDNYGARGDGGDDSEAFMKAWEDACSTEGGVLLVPKNRTYHLKPITFSGPCKSGMKMQIYGTIKASVHLSDYEEGERHWIMFEKLNDFTVEGRGRINGNGRKWWQRSCKVNKTMPCKAAPTAVTFYNCNNLRVADVIIQNAQQMHLTFQKCKHVKALNLLVHAPEKSPNTDGIHVTDTENILIENCVIRTGDDCISIVNGSKNVYATDIVCGPGHGISIGSLGADNSADYVSNVLVNRARLSGTTNGLRIKTWQGGSGYAKNIIFQNILMRNVSNPIIIDQNYCDQEEPCEEQASAVQVSNVVYKNIRGTSASEVAVKLDCSETQPCKGIQMRDIGFSLVSGRGSAKSFVANAKFAVNTNVILN from the exons ATGACTATTAACTCGGCAGGAAGTTACCTTAAAATTTCATCAGCTTTGTTGGTCATCGCCATCTCCATTCTGTGCGGAGTTATTCCTACTTCTGCAGCAACTTCACCCGAGCCATTCAATGTGGACAATTACGGAGCGAGAGGCGATGGAGGAGATGATTCCGAG GCATTCATGAAAGCTTGGGAGGATGCCTGTTCTACTGAAGGCGGAGTGCTTCTCGTTCCGAAGAACCGAACCTATCACCTTAAGCCGATCACATTCTCGGGCCCTTGTAAATCTGGGATGAAAATGCAG ATCTATGGGACGATCAAGGCATCGGTTCACCTGTCGGACTACGAAGAGGGCGAGAGACACTGGATCATGTTCGAGAAACTGAACGACTTTACAGTAGAAGGCCGTGGAAGAATAAACGGCAATGGAAGGAAATGGTGGCAAAGATCATGCAAAGTCAACAAAACCATG CCATGCAAGGCAGCACCAACG gcCGTGACATTTTACAATTGTAACAACTTGAGAGTAGCTGACGTGATCATCCAAAACGCACAACAGATGCATCTCACGTTCCAAAAGTGCAAGCATGTGAAGGCGCTAAATCTGCTGGTGCATGCCCCAGAGAAGAGCCCGAACACTGACGGGATCCATGTCACAGATACAGAGAATATTCTGATCGAGAACTGCGTCATTAGGACAG GAGATGACTGCATCTCAATCGTTAATGGGTCTAAGAACGTGTACGCAACGGATATAGTTTGCGGACCTGGCCACGGCATCAG TATTGGAAGCCTGGGAGCCGACAATTCGGCGGATTATGTGTCGAATGTGTTGGTGAACAGAGCAAGACTTTCGGGAACCACTAATGGACTCCGTATAAAGACTTGGCAg GGTGGATCTGGTTATGCCAAGAACATAATATTCCAGAACATTTTAATGCGCAATGTGAGCAATCCCATAATCATAGACCAGAATTACTGTGACCAAGAGGAGCCATGCGAAGAGCAG GCATCAGCAGTGCAAGTGAGCAATGTAGTGTACAAGAACATCCGAGGGACAAGCGCCTCAGAAGTGGCTGTAAAGTTGGATTGCAGCGAGACACAGCCCTGCAAAGGGATTCAGATGCGGGATATTGGCTTCTCCCTCGTATCGGGCCGTGGGAGTGCCAAGTCTTTTGTTGCCAATGCTAAGTTCGCTGTAAACACGAACGTTATTCTCAATTAG
- the LOC116188776 gene encoding carotenoid 9,10(9',10')-cleavage dioxygenase 1-like isoform X1: MAEMEEKAKHDDGKVPGTGGIVLVDPMPRKGLTSKIIDYFEKLVVKLMYDSSQPHHYLSGNFAPVPDETSPVPELPVEGYLPDCLNGEFVRVGPNPKFAPVAGYHWFDGDGMIHGMRIKDGKATYVSRYVKTSRLKQEEFFGGAKFMKIGDLKGFFGLFMVNMQMLRAKMKVLDVSYGTGTGNTALIYHHGKLLALSEADKPYVLKVLEDGDLQTLGMLDYDKRLSHSFTAHPKVDPFTGEMFTFGYSHMPPYITYRVISKDGYMHDPVPITISDPIMMHDFAITENYAIFMDLPLYFRPKEMVKEKKLIFTFDATKKSRFGILPRYAKNDHEIRWFELPNCFIFHNANAWEEEDEVVLITCRLENPDLDMVNGTVKEKLENFRNELYEMRFNMKTGLASQKKLSAPAVDFPRINESYTGRKQRYVYGTILDSIAKVIGIAKFDLHAEPKTGKTKIEVGGNVKGVFDLGPGRFGSEAIFVPRESGLSSEEDDGYLIFFMHDENTGKSFAIVIDAKTMSSDPVAVVELPHRVPYGFHAFFVTEEQLTELAKL, translated from the exons ATGGCGGAGATGGAGGAGAAGGCGAAGCACGATGACGGTAAGGTCCCCGGCACCGGCGGAATCGTGCTGGTTGATCCTATGCCGAGGAAAGGTCTCACCTCCAAAATCATCGATTACTTTGAGAAGCTCGTCGTCAAGCTCATGTACGACTCTTCCCAGCCTCATCACTACCTATCCGGCAACTTCGCTCCCGTCCCCGACGAGACTTCTCCCGTCCCCGAGCTCCCTGTCGAAGGCTACCTCCCC GACTGCTTGAACGGCGAATTCGTCCGGGTGGGTCCGAATCCCAAGTTTGCTCCTGTTGCTGGTTACCACTG GTTTGATGGTGATGG AATGATTCATGGTATGCGCATAAAAGATGGAAAAGCAACATATGTTTCTCGCTATGTGAAGACATCACGGCTTAAGCAAGAGGAGTTTTTTGGAGGTGCTAAATTCATGAAG ATTGGGGACCTCAAGGGGTTTTTTGGGTTATTCATGGTAAACATGCAAATGCTGAGAGCAAAAATGAAAGTGTTAGATGTTTCATATGGAACCGGAACTG GCAATACAGCTCTGATATATCACCATGGAAAACTATTAGCTCTCTCTGAGGCTGATAAACCAT ATGTACTAAAGGTTTTGGAGGACGGGGATCTTCAAACTCTAGGAATGCTGGACTATGACAAGAGGCTATCACACTCATTCACTGCGCATCCAAAGGTTGACCCTTTCACTG GGGAAATGTTCACTTTTGGCTATTCACACATGCCTCCATATATCACATACAGAGTTATTTCAAAGGATGGTTATATGCATGATCCAGTACCTATTACAATATCGGATCCCATAATGATGCATGACTTTGCAATTACTGAGAACTACGCCATTTTCATGGATCTCCCTCTGTATTTCAGACCCAAG GAAATGGtaaaggagaagaagctgaTATTCACATTTGATGCTACTAAGAAATCCCGCTTTGGCATTCTCCCTCGGTATGCGAAGAATGATCATGAAATCAGATGGTTTGAGCTTCCAAACTGCTTCATATTTCATAATG CTAATGCTTgggaggaggaagatgaagTTGTTCTGATTACCTGCCGCCTGGAGAATCCAGATCTGGATATGGTCAATGGGACTGTCAAAGAGAAGCTTGAGAATTTCAGAAATGAACT ATATGAAATGAGATTCAACATGAAAACTGGTCTAGCTTCACAGAAGAAATTATCTGCACCCGCTGTTGATTTTCCCAGGATTAACGAGAGCTACACTGGCAG GAAACAAAGATATGTCTATGGCACCATTCTCGACAGCATTGCCAAGGTCATTGGGATTGCAAAATTTGATCTTCACGCTGAGCCAAAGACAGGTAAAACAAAGATTGAAGTTGGAGGAAATGTGAAAGGTGTCTTTGACTTGGGGCCGGGAAGATTTGGTTCAGAGGCTATATTTGTCCCCCGGGAATCTGGACTCTCttctgaagaagatgatggtTATCTGATATTCTTTATGCATGATGAAAATACAGG AAAATCATTTGCAATTGTGATTGATGCAAAGACTATGTCATCGGATCCTGTTGCAGTTGTCGAGTTACCCCATAGGGTTCCGTATGGGTTCCACGCTTTCTTTGTTACTGAA GAGCAACTTACGGAGCTGGCAAAACTCTGA
- the LOC116188776 gene encoding carotenoid 9,10(9',10')-cleavage dioxygenase-like isoform X2 codes for MAEMEEKAKHDDGKVPGTGGIVLVDPMPRKGLTSKIIDYFEKLVVKLMYDSSQPHHYLSGNFAPVPDETSPVPELPVEGYLPDCLNGEFVRVGPNPKFAPVAGYHWFDGDGMIHGMRIKDGKATYVSRYVKTSRLKQEEFFGGAKFMKIGDLKGFFGLFMVNMQMLRAKMKVLDVSYGTGTGNTALIYHHGKLLALSEADKPYVLKVLEDGDLQTLGMLDYDKRLSHSFTAHPKVDPFTGEMFTFGYSHMPPYITYRVISKDGYMHDPVPITISDPIMMHDFAITENYAIFMDLPLYFRPKEMVKEKKLIFTFDATKKSRFGILPRYAKNDHEIRWFELPNCFIFHNANAWEEEDEVVLITCRLENPDLDMVNGTVKEKLENFRNELYEMRFNMKTGLASQKKLSAPAVDFPRINESYTGRKQRYVYGTILDSIAKVIGIAKFDLHAEPKTGKTKIEVGGNVKGVFDLGPGRFGSEAIFVPRESGLSSEEDDGYLIFFMHDENTGSNLRSWQNSDTFSCSGGWRT; via the exons ATGGCGGAGATGGAGGAGAAGGCGAAGCACGATGACGGTAAGGTCCCCGGCACCGGCGGAATCGTGCTGGTTGATCCTATGCCGAGGAAAGGTCTCACCTCCAAAATCATCGATTACTTTGAGAAGCTCGTCGTCAAGCTCATGTACGACTCTTCCCAGCCTCATCACTACCTATCCGGCAACTTCGCTCCCGTCCCCGACGAGACTTCTCCCGTCCCCGAGCTCCCTGTCGAAGGCTACCTCCCC GACTGCTTGAACGGCGAATTCGTCCGGGTGGGTCCGAATCCCAAGTTTGCTCCTGTTGCTGGTTACCACTG GTTTGATGGTGATGG AATGATTCATGGTATGCGCATAAAAGATGGAAAAGCAACATATGTTTCTCGCTATGTGAAGACATCACGGCTTAAGCAAGAGGAGTTTTTTGGAGGTGCTAAATTCATGAAG ATTGGGGACCTCAAGGGGTTTTTTGGGTTATTCATGGTAAACATGCAAATGCTGAGAGCAAAAATGAAAGTGTTAGATGTTTCATATGGAACCGGAACTG GCAATACAGCTCTGATATATCACCATGGAAAACTATTAGCTCTCTCTGAGGCTGATAAACCAT ATGTACTAAAGGTTTTGGAGGACGGGGATCTTCAAACTCTAGGAATGCTGGACTATGACAAGAGGCTATCACACTCATTCACTGCGCATCCAAAGGTTGACCCTTTCACTG GGGAAATGTTCACTTTTGGCTATTCACACATGCCTCCATATATCACATACAGAGTTATTTCAAAGGATGGTTATATGCATGATCCAGTACCTATTACAATATCGGATCCCATAATGATGCATGACTTTGCAATTACTGAGAACTACGCCATTTTCATGGATCTCCCTCTGTATTTCAGACCCAAG GAAATGGtaaaggagaagaagctgaTATTCACATTTGATGCTACTAAGAAATCCCGCTTTGGCATTCTCCCTCGGTATGCGAAGAATGATCATGAAATCAGATGGTTTGAGCTTCCAAACTGCTTCATATTTCATAATG CTAATGCTTgggaggaggaagatgaagTTGTTCTGATTACCTGCCGCCTGGAGAATCCAGATCTGGATATGGTCAATGGGACTGTCAAAGAGAAGCTTGAGAATTTCAGAAATGAACT ATATGAAATGAGATTCAACATGAAAACTGGTCTAGCTTCACAGAAGAAATTATCTGCACCCGCTGTTGATTTTCCCAGGATTAACGAGAGCTACACTGGCAG GAAACAAAGATATGTCTATGGCACCATTCTCGACAGCATTGCCAAGGTCATTGGGATTGCAAAATTTGATCTTCACGCTGAGCCAAAGACAGGTAAAACAAAGATTGAAGTTGGAGGAAATGTGAAAGGTGTCTTTGACTTGGGGCCGGGAAGATTTGGTTCAGAGGCTATATTTGTCCCCCGGGAATCTGGACTCTCttctgaagaagatgatggtTATCTGATATTCTTTATGCATGATGAAAATACAGG GAGCAACTTACGGAGCTGGCAAAACTCTGATACGTTCAGCTGTTCCGGAGGTTGGCGAACTTAG
- the LOC116192087 gene encoding nuclear transcription factor Y subunit A-9-like, which translates to MPGRSENIDQQLEQGRQIRFHPSGCSQPSWGNNISFTNGASKWTSMSEQLQMNSPMELVGHTVVLTSSLYSDRQYGGLLSSSGAGTMVPQLYGVQHARIPLPFEMEEEPVYVNPKQYHGILRRRQSRAKAELEQKVMKVRKPYLHESRHRHAMRRPRGSGGRFLNTKKLDSDGSPVSSEKGMNSTTNDNVGKKANVPPAKRGSPWDPQ; encoded by the exons ATGCCCGGAAGGTCTGAAAATATAGATCAGCAGCTAGAACAAGGTCGGCAGATCAGGTTTCACCCCTCCGGATGCTCCCAGCCTTCGTGGGGAAACAACATTTCTTTCACCAATGGAG CTTCAAAGTGGACCTCAATGTCTGAACAACTCCAGATGAATTCTCCGATGGAGCTCGTTGGTCACACAGTT GTTCTAACTTCGTCTCTCTATTCAGATCGGCAATATGGAGGTCTACTGAGTTCTTCTGGAGCAGGAACTATG GTCCCACAGTTATATGGAGTGCAGCATGCTAGAATACCATTGCCCTttgaaatggaggaagaaCCTGTCTATGTAAACCCCAAGCAGTATCATGGTATATTGCGGCGGAGGCAATCTCGTGCTAAGGCTGAGCTTGAGCAGAAGGTCATGAAAGTTAGAAAG CCATATCTCCATGAGTCTCGGCACCGGCATGCTATGAGAAGGCCAAGGGGTTCGGGGGGCCGTTTTCTTAACACTAAGAAGCTTGATAGTGATGGATCCCCTGTCTCATCTGAAAAGGGCATGAACTCCACTACTAACGACAATGTTGGCAAGAAGGCAAATGTGCCGCCAGCTAAGAGGGGGTCCCCATGGGACCCCCAGTAA
- the LOC116192086 gene encoding protein FRA10AC1: protein MASFGSLKSHIWDREERKQQYQAHIRGLNAYDRHKKFLNDYVSFYGKDKDARVSLPVKTDQDTLREGYRFIRTEEDDKDSSWEQRLVKRYYDKLFKEYCIADMTKYKTGKIGLRWRIEKEVISGKGQFVCGNKHCDETYGLASYEVNFSYFEAGESKQALVKLLACERCADKLHYRKRKEKEQLKRRERERSEKGVKHERKRKREQSRSDDSDCEGEESDERSRKGKDAPSVSGSRKADDKDDFDKYLQGMFP from the exons ATGGCGTCTTTCGGTTCTCTCAAATCGCATATATGGGacagagaagaaagaaaaca GCAATACCAAGCGCACATCCGAGGGCTCAATGCTTACGACCGGCACAAGAAATTCCTCAATGATTACG TTAGTTTCTATGGGAAAGATAAAGATGCCCGGGTTAGCCTTCCGGTCAAAACAGACCAGGACACCCTTAGAGAAGGATACAG GTTTATACGGACTGAAGAAGATGATAAGGATTCATCTTGGGAACAAAGACTGGTGAAGCGTTACTATGACAAACTTTTCAAAGA ATACTGCATAGCTGACATGACAAAGTATAAAACTGGCAAG ATTGGTCTAAGATGGAGGATAGAGAAAGAAGTCATATCTGGCAAAG GGCAGTTCGTATGTGGCAACAAGCATTGCGATGAGACATATGGACTTGCAAGCTATGAG GTgaacttttcttattttgaagCTGGAGAAAGCAAGCAAGCCTTGGTGAAACTTTTAGCCTGTGAGAG ATGCGCAGACAAGCTTCATtatagaaaaaggaaagagaaggaACAACTCaagaggagggagagagagagatctgaGAAAGGGGTGAAACATGAGCGCAAGAGAAAGAG GGAGCAATCCAGGAGTGATGATAGTGATTGTGAAGGCGAGGAAAGCGATGAACGAAGCAGAAAAG GGAAAGATGCTCCAAGTGTAAGTGGCAGTCGCAAGGCCGATGACAAGGATGACTTTGACAAATATCTACAGGGGATGTTTCCATGA
- the LOC116207857 gene encoding uncharacterized protein LOC116207857, with protein MTPENSEDEGKKTKRTNKGKPYTGKGDDEFCLKMRFESSQQFRQAVQDYAVKNGKSIRWVRSGVKKAEARCAKNCPWKIYGRQTQRKDAFVVTIYDPEHRCYRSARNRQASLEWLANHYLERFRQNPDWSITEMMNDLDVKFALKVTKIVCYRARAKALTIIRWSLGEHYNLLPSYIAELKRVNRDSLFDMMVERNVPESAAIFKRFYVGFEGLKQGFLNGCRPVISLDGCFLKTHLGGQLLSAIGRDGNNQMFPIAWAVVEGENEDSWRWFLHRLTYDLGISDGFGWTMLSDQQKGLQNAVRAYMPNVEHRFCARHLYANWKKNNKITYALTNLFWKAVKCPTAAEFNEVMNQMKVHSQKAHDNFKAVGLEKFCMHKISIWPKCEVVDNNMSECFNAYILNARTKPIIDMLEDIRRVVMKRLADKRKMILKCNDTICPRVRKKLEENKLISALCTPTHAGREVFEVVYRDDTYGVELKNRTCGCRMWDLTGIPCPHAIAGIHWLGKDAEDFVDDCYTKNTYLKAYDQLLQPLNGKKMWEKVESEPILPPIVRRQIGRPKKARKKDKSEKDNGKDQEEGKATQEFFKLDGFRSGAIKSGGSRTDGPRTIKATC; from the exons ATGACACCAGAGAATAGTGAAGACGAAGGTAAGAAAACGAAGAGAACAAATAAGGGAAAGCCTTACACGGGCAAAGGAGATGATGAATTTTGCCTTAAGATGAGGTTTGAATCGTCACAGCAATTCAGGCAAGCTGTGCAAGATTATGCAGTTAAGAATGGGAAGTCTATTCGATGGGTCAGGTCTGGTGTGAAGAAGGCAGAGGCTAGGTGTGCAAAGAACTGTCCATGGAAAATATATGGTAGACAGACTCAGAGGAAAGATGCATTTGTGGTGACGATTTATGATCCAGAGCATAGGTGCTATAGATCTGCAAGGAATAGGCAAGCTTCATTGGAATGGCTTGCAAATCATTACTTGGAGAGGTTTAGGCAAAACCCAGATTGGAGTATTACAGAAATGATGAATGACCTTGATGTGAAATTTGCTTTAAAAGTCACAAAAATTGTCTGTTATAGAGCTAGGGCAAAGGCTCTTACTATCATCAGATGGTCATTGGGTGAGCATTACAATTTACTGCCATCTTATATTGCAGAACTGAAGAGGGTAAATAGAGACAGTTTGTTTGATATGATGGTTGAGAGGAATGTTCCTGAATCAGCTGCTATATTCAAGAGGTTCTATGTGGGCTTTGAAGGGCTGAAACAAGGATTTCTGAATGGTTGCAGGCCTGTGATTAGCCTAGACGGATGCTTCCTTAAGACACATCTTGGTGGACAATTGCTTAGTGCAATTGGTAGGGATGGGAATAATCAGATGTTCCCAATAGCTTGGGCTGTGGTTGAAGGGGAAAATGAAGACTCATGGAGGTGGTTTCTCCATAGGCTTACTTATGATTTGGGCATTTCAGATGGATTTGGTTGGACAATGTTGAGTGATCAACAGAAG GGACTTCAAAATGCAGTGAGAGCATATATGCCTAATGTCGAGCACAGGTTTTGTGCAAGGCACCTCTATGCAAATTGGAAGAAGAATAATAAGATTACATATGCATTGACGAACCTCTTTTGGAAGGCTGTCAAGTGCCCAACAGCAGCTGAATTTAATGAAGTCATGAATCAAATGAAGGTACATTCCCAAAAAGCTCATGATAACTTTAAGGCAGTTGGACTAGAGAAGTTCTGCATGCATAAAATCAGCATTTGGCCCAAGTGTGAGGTAGTTGACAATAACATGTCTGAATGCTTTAATGCATATATACTGAATGCAAGGACAAAACCAATAATAGACATGTTAGAGGATATAAGGAGGGTCGTGATGAAAAGACTGGCGGATAAGAGGAAGATGATATTGAAATGCAATGACACCATATGTCCTAGGGTGAGGAAGAAGCTCGAAGAGAATAAGCTCATTAGTGCGTTATGCACACCCACACATGCTGGACGTGAGGTATTTGAGGTGGTATATAGAGATGACACTTATGGTGTGGAGCTCAAAAATAGGACTTGCGGGTGTAGAATGTGGGATCTTACAGGAATACCTTGTCCTCATGCCATTGCAGGCATTCATTGGTTGGGAAAGGATGCAGAGGATTTTGTTGATGATTGTTACACCAAGAACACCTATCTAAAGGCATATGATCAGCTTCTACAGCCActaaatgggaaaaaaatgtGGGAAAAGGTCGAGAGTGAACCTATATTACCTCCAATAGTTAGAAGGCAAATAGGGAGACCAAAAAAGGCcagaaaaaaggataaaagtGAGAAGGATAACGGGAAAG ATCAAGAAGAGGGGAAGGCCACACAAGAATTCTTCAAGTTAGATGGCTTCAGGTCAGGTGCAATCAAATCAGGTGGTTCCAGGACAGATGGCCCAAGGACCATCAAAGCTACCT GTTAG